The following proteins are encoded in a genomic region of Candidatus Methylomirabilota bacterium:
- a CDS encoding response regulator, whose amino-acid sequence MSERARILVVDDEVGPRESLRMILKPSYEIATADSGETALKTLPGFNPDLVFMDIKMPKMDGIELLRRIKAIDPTIEAVMITAYASLDTVKNALTHGAFEYLIKPFSRVDLEETVRRALARRQAELGKSNQLSTLVNEMRALSTKTRTLEEEARREQAEQSLRVTQLSILREISRGILGQLDLGELTASITTQLKESLGYDEAAVHLGESLPEGVEAEGAIVCPIRDAGITVAFLMVANRSSARPIDPRERELLEMLADSLAVAIRNSRLYTEVAETKRSLERLVKSAGDGIISFDRGGSITGWNPAAERMFGYTAAQAVGKSLRGVFPDQYERAARAALSGEKPVAAFDLNAKRADGKMLSLAVTLSGVAGREGKIDGLLAIVRDMTSQRELETQMHQSEKLTALGQVAGGIAHDFNNLLQAILGYSQLMGKNLSNTEVVKRGLAVIETAATGGAETVRRIQKFARLRPDEPFISVELNQVVQDAIAITRPRWEERVAKGGIPLRLDLRLTPLPAVMGRPSELNEVITNLILNAIDAMPEGGTLSISTRPEGSEHVVLSVADTGVGMPEHVRKRIFDPFFTTKGEVGTGLGLSVSYSIIQRHSGEMRVESESGRGTAFTIVLPVGLLEPESPSVPGEAETQRHGRILLVDNELSVMHILGEMLNEAGHHVLPVSSGTEAVRVFVPGGFDLVLCNLGMTGLTGWDVADRVRTSDPDVPVVFITGWGLQAEDRDRCRQLGVETVLFKPVRPAELHHAVQDALADRERRKQRPA is encoded by the coding sequence ATGAGCGAGCGCGCCCGCATCCTGGTGGTGGACGACGAGGTCGGTCCGCGGGAGTCCCTGCGGATGATCCTCAAGCCGAGCTACGAGATCGCCACGGCGGACAGCGGGGAGACGGCGCTGAAGACGCTGCCCGGCTTCAACCCCGATCTCGTCTTCATGGACATCAAGATGCCCAAGATGGACGGCATCGAGCTGCTGCGGCGGATCAAGGCCATCGATCCCACCATCGAGGCCGTCATGATCACGGCCTACGCCTCGCTGGACACGGTGAAGAACGCCCTCACCCACGGCGCCTTTGAATACCTGATCAAGCCCTTCAGCCGCGTCGACCTCGAGGAGACGGTGCGACGGGCCCTGGCCAGGCGTCAGGCGGAGCTGGGCAAGAGCAACCAGCTCTCCACCCTCGTCAACGAGATGCGCGCGCTGTCCACCAAGACCCGCACGCTCGAGGAAGAGGCGCGGCGCGAGCAGGCCGAGCAGTCCCTGCGCGTGACGCAGCTGTCGATCCTGCGCGAGATCTCGCGGGGCATCCTGGGGCAGCTCGACCTGGGCGAGCTCACGGCGAGCATCACCACCCAGCTCAAGGAATCCCTCGGCTACGACGAGGCCGCCGTCCACCTGGGCGAGTCCTTGCCCGAGGGCGTGGAGGCGGAGGGGGCCATCGTCTGCCCCATCCGTGATGCCGGCATCACCGTGGCCTTCCTCATGGTGGCCAACCGATCGAGCGCCCGGCCTATCGATCCCCGCGAGCGCGAGCTGCTCGAGATGCTGGCCGATTCCCTCGCCGTGGCCATTCGAAACTCGCGGCTCTATACCGAGGTGGCCGAGACCAAGCGCTCGCTCGAGCGGCTCGTCAAGTCAGCCGGGGACGGCATCATCTCCTTCGATCGCGGCGGCAGCATCACGGGCTGGAACCCGGCCGCCGAACGGATGTTCGGATATACGGCGGCCCAGGCGGTTGGCAAGTCACTGCGCGGCGTCTTCCCCGACCAGTATGAGCGGGCGGCCCGCGCGGCGCTCTCCGGCGAGAAGCCCGTGGCCGCCTTCGACCTCAACGCCAAGCGGGCCGACGGCAAGATGCTCAGCCTCGCGGTGACGCTGTCCGGGGTGGCGGGGCGAGAAGGCAAGATCGACGGGCTGCTCGCTATCGTGCGCGACATGACCTCCCAGCGCGAGCTCGAGACGCAGATGCATCAATCCGAGAAGCTCACCGCCCTGGGCCAGGTGGCGGGCGGGATCGCCCACGACTTCAACAATCTGCTGCAGGCCATCCTGGGCTACTCCCAGCTCATGGGCAAGAACCTGTCCAACACGGAGGTCGTCAAGCGCGGCCTCGCCGTGATCGAGACGGCGGCCACCGGCGGGGCCGAGACGGTCCGACGGATCCAGAAGTTCGCGCGGCTCCGGCCGGATGAGCCCTTCATCTCGGTCGAGCTCAACCAGGTCGTGCAGGACGCCATTGCCATCACGCGGCCCCGATGGGAAGAGCGCGTGGCCAAGGGCGGCATTCCGCTTCGTCTCGACCTGCGCCTGACCCCGCTGCCCGCCGTCATGGGTCGGCCCTCGGAGCTGAACGAGGTCATCACGAACCTGATCCTCAACGCTATCGATGCCATGCCGGAGGGCGGCACCCTGAGCATCTCCACGCGCCCCGAAGGCAGCGAGCACGTCGTCCTCTCCGTGGCCGACACGGGCGTGGGCATGCCCGAGCACGTGCGCAAGCGCATCTTCGATCCGTTCTTCACGACCAAGGGCGAAGTGGGGACGGGGCTGGGGCTCTCGGTGTCCTACTCGATCATCCAGCGCCACAGCGGGGAGATGCGCGTGGAGAGCGAGTCGGGACGTGGCACCGCCTTCACCATCGTGCTGCCCGTCGGCCTCCTCGAGCCCGAGTCGCCGAGTGTGCCCGGCGAAGCAGAAACCCAGCGCCATGGCCGCATCCTGCTCGTGGACAACGAGCTGTCCGTCATGCACATCCTGGGCGAGATGCTCAACGAAGCCGGCCATCACGTCTTGCCCGTGTCCAGCGGCACCGAGGCCGTGCGGGTCTTCGTGCCCGGCGGCTTCGACCTCGTCCTGTGCAATCTGGGCATGACGGGCCTGACGGGCTGGGACGTGGCCGACCGGGTGCGCACGAGCGATCCGGACGTGCCGGTGGTCTTCATCACGGGCTGGGGGCTGCAGGCCGAAGACCGGGACCGCTGCCGCCAGCTCGGGGTGGAGACCGTGCTCTTCAAGCCGGTGCGGCCGGCCGAGCTCCATCACGCCGTGCAGGACGCCCTCGCCGACCGCGAGCGCCGCAAGCAGCGCCCCGCCTGA
- a CDS encoding GAF domain-containing protein gives MRTVLLVSEDDALRARLLRALRDCSIFPSRTDDDALRTLRLTEVDLILKQVASPPGDLESFIAKARQLRPTAVIVCILPPDGLTPDDELAVEGADFALLQPFTTPHLRGVLRQADEKLLLLQEVAALRTARRPAILDTLTDDPDAAAEASARDLTQVAREFAKALAAGFDLPRVLELFLDAVSELARPSRSAILLAEDEHRQYRIRAARGLAPHLVDSVTLSADSGLPLWLMTEGRVIQIDEAQARATESAGREIAREMAVLQAVVAIPLASHGELVGILLLGQRITGGAYSRRDTETLFNLSSPLATAIRDIRVHHQLQYQKEFTERILQRMSSGVITIGPEQRVVMMNRRAEEILGMAAKDVLNRDLRVLPSPLGDLLYESLSRGSSVTRSEIQLALRNLPLELSTYPVMGEGPIPMGAVVVFEDLTAQRQLAQERRSAEQLQLLTQVVARIADEIKNPLVSINAFMELLGERYDDVSFRQHFTAVVGRDVRRLVQLFDKLAALVNEGDYKRDIVDMRTAIEECLVEMGVAELPVAPAAARLLTFTDETTQKLVTVNFSYEGTAFLVKGDRAMLKKAVAYLIWYLLRRTPGQEAKIAVAVSHLAAEEYLRITVASRTAEVRPDELQGIFDPIQVVQENLIDVGPCVSQRILEAQSGRLEVKQGRAEVTFAALLPAAHA, from the coding sequence GTGAGAACCGTCCTGCTCGTCTCGGAGGACGACGCGCTCAGGGCTCGCTTGCTGCGCGCGCTCCGCGACTGCTCGATCTTCCCGTCCCGCACGGACGACGACGCCCTCCGCACCCTTCGGCTCACCGAGGTGGACCTGATCCTGAAGCAGGTGGCCAGCCCGCCCGGCGACCTCGAGAGCTTCATCGCCAAGGCGCGACAGCTTCGCCCGACCGCGGTGATCGTGTGCATCTTGCCCCCCGATGGCCTCACCCCAGACGACGAGCTGGCCGTGGAGGGCGCGGATTTCGCCTTGCTCCAGCCCTTCACCACCCCGCACCTCCGCGGGGTGCTCCGCCAGGCCGACGAGAAGCTGCTGCTCTTGCAGGAGGTGGCGGCCCTCCGCACGGCCCGCCGGCCCGCCATCCTGGACACGCTGACGGACGACCCGGACGCCGCTGCCGAAGCTTCCGCGCGCGACCTGACGCAGGTGGCGCGCGAGTTCGCCAAGGCCCTCGCCGCCGGCTTCGACCTGCCCCGGGTGCTCGAGCTCTTCCTCGATGCCGTCTCCGAGCTGGCCCGGCCGAGCCGGAGCGCCATCCTCCTGGCCGAGGACGAGCACCGACAGTACCGGATCCGGGCCGCCCGAGGCCTCGCCCCGCACCTGGTCGACTCCGTAACCCTCTCGGCGGACAGCGGGCTGCCCCTCTGGCTCATGACCGAGGGCCGCGTCATCCAGATCGATGAGGCGCAGGCGCGCGCGACGGAGTCGGCCGGGCGTGAGATTGCGCGCGAAATGGCCGTGCTCCAGGCCGTGGTCGCCATTCCCCTCGCCTCCCATGGCGAGCTGGTCGGCATCCTCCTGCTCGGCCAGCGGATCACCGGCGGGGCCTACAGCCGGCGCGACACCGAGACGCTCTTCAACCTCTCCAGCCCGCTCGCCACGGCCATCCGCGACATCCGCGTGCATCATCAGCTGCAATACCAGAAGGAATTCACCGAGCGCATCCTCCAGCGCATGTCGAGCGGCGTGATCACCATCGGCCCCGAGCAGCGCGTGGTCATGATGAACCGGCGGGCCGAGGAGATCCTGGGCATGGCCGCCAAGGACGTGCTCAATCGCGATCTCCGCGTCCTGCCCTCCCCGCTCGGCGACCTCCTCTACGAATCCCTCTCGCGCGGCAGCTCCGTCACCCGCAGCGAGATCCAGCTCGCCCTGCGCAACCTGCCCCTCGAGCTGTCGACCTATCCCGTCATGGGCGAGGGGCCGATCCCCATGGGCGCCGTGGTGGTCTTCGAGGACCTGACGGCCCAGCGCCAGCTCGCCCAGGAGCGCCGCTCGGCCGAGCAGCTCCAGCTGCTCACCCAGGTGGTGGCCCGCATTGCCGACGAGATCAAGAACCCCCTCGTCTCGATCAATGCCTTCATGGAGCTGCTGGGCGAGCGCTACGACGATGTGAGCTTCCGCCAGCACTTCACCGCGGTGGTAGGGCGGGACGTGCGCCGCCTGGTGCAGCTCTTCGACAAGCTGGCCGCCCTCGTCAACGAGGGCGACTACAAGCGCGACATCGTCGACATGCGCACGGCCATCGAGGAGTGCCTGGTCGAGATGGGCGTGGCCGAGCTGCCCGTCGCCCCCGCCGCCGCGCGCCTCCTCACCTTCACCGACGAGACCACGCAGAAGCTCGTGACCGTGAACTTCTCATACGAGGGCACTGCCTTCCTCGTCAAGGGTGATCGGGCCATGCTCAAGAAGGCCGTGGCCTACCTGATCTGGTATCTCCTGCGCAGGACCCCGGGCCAGGAAGCCAAGATCGCCGTGGCCGTGTCCCATCTCGCCGCCGAGGAGTACCTGCGGATCACCGTCGCCTCCCGCACCGCGGAGGTCCGGCCTGACGAGCTCCAGGGCATCTTCGATCCGATCCAGGTCGTGCAGGAAAACCTCATCGACGTGGGCCCCTGCGTCAGCCAGCGCATCCTCGAGGCGCAGAGCGGGCGGCTCGAGGTCAAGCAGGGCCGCGCCGAGGTCACCTTCGCGGCCCTGCTGCCCGCGGCCCACGCATGA